The Moorella glycerini genomic interval CACATACAGGTGCCGGAAAGCTGGATACCAGGGGCTGTGCTGGCCAAACCGTAATTTGACCTGCCGGGCATGTTGAACTAGAGACGTCGGTGACCTTATACACCAGGCGGACAGGGGTGTCAGAGCCCTCAATTTTCACCAACTGGTGCCCTCTATAGACGGTTTTTCCCTCCCGCTCTACGGTGGCGGAACCATTTTCCTTAACAATGGCCAGCCAGGCTTCTGGCGTTTCCTTACGCAGGTTACGCTTAATGATAAAATCGGCTTTAATTTCCGGGTCCAAACAGACCTGAAGATTATCCTGGCTGTCATTGCCGCCATCCATTCGTACTAAAAGTGGTAGTGAAGTAATGGTACGAGCATAAGTAATAGCCTGGCGCAGGAACTCAGGCGTCCCTTTTTGGTAATGCTGTTTCCTGGCCCCTAGTTCGGTATTAGCACAGTAGCCTTCCCTGCCGAGGTAGGCGAAGATAGGTGCATGACCGTCATGGCCCTTATATGTCCTGGAAACACCCTCTTTCTTGGAATTCGAGTTATCAAAGGGAGAAACATCAATATCCAGGGGGGACATATTGACGCTTTTGCTCCCCGGAACCCAGGGTAATAGGAATCACCGGTGCCTGGAGTTTCTTAAGGAACCTGGTCGCTTCCTCCATGATAATTTCTTTGTAGGGGTAACTAAGACGAGGTCCTTACCACCCATACTAGAGGTGAGCCTTTAGTATTTCCTCCGACCTTATCAAGCAACTGCTAAAGACTTACCATAAGCCGACACCTTACCTCGGGCAAGGGGTATCTGCTATAGATGCGCCGACACCTACATGTTTTGTTTAATTGTTACTACCTACGTAGCGTAAAAGACCTCCGCTTAAAATAAGTTCTACTTCCCGCTGCGACAAATCGTGGACTACAGGGATTTTCAGCCCTTTACTTTTATCCTCCAACACCAGGCTTTTTTCCTCTAGCAACTTGTTCCTTAACCTTTCAAGAGTAAAAACTGCGCCCAAACTAATACAAGCATAATCCTCCGGCTCGGCCAAAATTAAAGGCAGGACGCCATAATTGATCAAGTTCTGGCGGTAAATGCGGGCAAAGGATTTGGCAACCACAACTTTTAGCCCTAAATATAAAGGCGCTAAAACGGCATGCTCCCTGCTCGAGCCCTGGCCAAAATTCTCCCCCCCTACCACCATCCAGGGCCGGTTATGTTCTTTGACGCGGCCCACAAAGCCGCTATCCAGGCGGCTGAAAGTATACTCGGCCATGGCCGGGATGTTGGAACGCAGGGAGAGCAATCTCGCCCCACCGGGGATAATATCATCCGTGCTTACATTATCGCCCGCTTTAAGCATAACTGTTAGTTCGAGCTTATCCGGCAGGGGGTCGGTCTGAGGCACGGGCTTAATGTTGGGACCACGGACAATCTCTACCTTCTCTCCTTCGGGCGGCGGCGTTACAATAAGGTTGTCGTCCACGGGATAGATCTTGCTGATTTTAAGCTCCGGCATATCTCCCAGTTCCCGGGGGTCGGTAATCCTGCCCCTCAGGGCGGTCGCTGCCGCCACCGCAGGACTGGCGATATAAACAAGAGCATCTTCCGTGCCGCTGCGCCCCCGGTAATTGCGGTTGACCGTCCGTACCGACACACTGCCAGAAGCCGGTGACTGGCCGATTCCATTGCAGGGACCACAGCCCACCTCTAAAATGCGGGCTCCGGACTCTATAAGGGTATCTAAAATACCATTGGCTATCATCATGCGCAGGATCCGCCTGGTACCTGGTGCGATGACAAGGCTAACGTGGGGCGGGATAACTTTACCCTTAAGTATCTCGGCCGCAATAGCCATATCTTCCAAGGAAGAGTTGGTACAGCTACCTATAACCACCTGCTGCACCGGCATTCCCGCAATTTCGTTCACTTTAACAACATTATCGGGACTGTGGGGTTGGGCGATTAACGGTTCCAGTTCATCCAGGTTGATAACAATTTCCTCGTCGTAATCGGCCCCCACATCTGCTTCCAGGGGCTGCCAGTCCTCTTCCCGTCCTACACTTTGGAAAAATTCCCGCGTCCTCTCGTCGCTAGGAAAGAGTGAACTAGTGGCCCCGAGCTCCGCACCCATATTGCAGATAGTGGCCCTTTCATATACCGAAAGGGTAGCTACCCCTGGTCCAGTATATTCAAAAATACACCCCACACCGCCTTTGACCGTCAGGCGACGCAAAAGTTCTAAAATAACGTCCTTGGCTGCAACCCAGGGCCGAAGCCTGCCCCTTAATTCAACTCTTACAACCCTGGGCATGCGCAAGAAATAGGGCGCACCGGCTAGGGCCACGGCCACATCCAGGCCACCGGCCCCTATGCCCAGCATGCCCGCCCCACCGGCTGTAGGCGTGTGACTATCAGACCCCAGCAAGAACCCGCCGGGGCGAACAAAACGCTCAAGGTGGATTTGGTGGCAGATGCCGTTGCCAGCCCTGGAAAGGTGGACTCCGAATTTGGCCGCCACCGAGGCTAAATAGCGGTGGTCATCGGCATTTTCATAACCAACCTGTAATAAGTTATGGTCTATATAGCTAACTCCCAGATCAACCTTAATACGATTAAGGCCTGTAGTTTCGAATTGAAGATAAACCATCGTCCCGGTGGCATCCTGGGTTAAAACCTGATCGGGCTTGATGGCAATTTCGCTCCCGGGTTCCAGGGAACCCTCCACCAGGTGGGCGGCTAAAATCTTTTGAGTCAGGTT includes:
- a CDS encoding aconitate hydratase — its product is MNLTQKILAAHLVEGSLEPGSEIAIKPDQVLTQDATGTMVYLQFETTGLNRIKVDLGVSYIDHNLLQVGYENADDHRYLASVAAKFGVHLSRAGNGICHQIHLERFVRPGGFLLGSDSHTPTAGGAGMLGIGAGGLDVAVALAGAPYFLRMPRVVRVELRGRLRPWVAAKDVILELLRRLTVKGGVGCIFEYTGPGVATLSVYERATICNMGAELGATSSLFPSDERTREFFQSVGREEDWQPLEADVGADYDEEIVINLDELEPLIAQPHSPDNVVKVNEIAGMPVQQVVIGSCTNSSLEDMAIAAEILKGKVIPPHVSLVIAPGTRRILRMMIANGILDTLIESGARILEVGCGPCNGIGQSPASGSVSVRTVNRNYRGRSGTEDALVYIASPAVAAATALRGRITDPRELGDMPELKISKIYPVDDNLIVTPPPEGEKVEIVRGPNIKPVPQTDPLPDKLELTVMLKAGDNVSTDDIIPGGARLLSLRSNIPAMAEYTFSRLDSGFVGRVKEHNRPWMVVGGENFGQGSSREHAVLAPLYLGLKVVVAKSFARIYRQNLINYGVLPLILAEPEDYACISLGAVFTLERLRNKLLEEKSLVLEDKSKGLKIPVVHDLSQREVELILSGGLLRYVGSNN